Proteins from a genomic interval of Granulicella sp. L56:
- a CDS encoding tetratricopeptide repeat protein: MKFCSLAVAALSLLLLPVHVPAQQTEMQRDYATAQRALASGDVDSALKLFERLSRANPDIAEIHATIGVIYFQQGDYPEALKQLDEARRLKPALPKLDGLIAMSQSELGDYKQALPNLEETFRTTQDEPVKRMSGLELERAYTALQQDSKAVEVALELQRIFPSDPEILYHNERIFGNFAFLTVQKLVAVAPDSIWRQQAAAEAKESEGAFDDAIAAYRQILVLDPKHRGIHYRIGRCLRERERHTHHPEDLVNAMAEFQQELKLNPDNANASYEIGEIHRLAGENDAAKTYFEAALKIYPDFPEANLGLGTVLATMGQPAKALPYLKVAIANDPNDDASWYRLSLVERSLGHRAEQEAAMKEFFKLHSNEGTSRAESTRDVSRQEVKQTIPAPSNGTP; encoded by the coding sequence ATGAAGTTTTGTTCCCTTGCCGTCGCCGCTCTCAGTCTGCTGCTACTTCCTGTTCACGTTCCAGCTCAGCAGACTGAGATGCAGCGCGACTACGCCACTGCTCAAAGAGCTCTGGCATCTGGCGATGTCGATAGTGCGCTCAAGCTCTTCGAGCGACTAAGCCGCGCTAATCCGGATATTGCCGAGATACACGCAACAATCGGAGTCATCTACTTTCAACAAGGAGATTACCCGGAGGCTCTCAAGCAACTTGACGAAGCCAGGCGGCTCAAGCCTGCGCTCCCGAAACTTGACGGCCTCATAGCAATGTCGCAGTCTGAGTTGGGAGATTACAAACAGGCATTGCCAAATCTGGAAGAGACCTTCCGCACCACACAGGACGAGCCGGTAAAGCGAATGAGCGGTCTGGAGCTAGAACGCGCCTACACTGCCTTGCAGCAGGACAGCAAAGCGGTAGAGGTGGCGCTGGAGTTGCAACGCATCTTTCCCTCTGACCCTGAAATTCTGTATCACAACGAGCGTATCTTCGGGAACTTCGCCTTTCTCACGGTGCAAAAGCTGGTAGCTGTTGCGCCGGACTCTATCTGGCGACAACAGGCAGCAGCCGAGGCGAAGGAAAGCGAAGGGGCCTTCGATGATGCAATTGCAGCTTACCGTCAGATATTGGTCCTTGATCCGAAGCATCGTGGAATTCATTACCGGATCGGGCGATGCCTGCGAGAGCGAGAACGGCACACGCATCATCCCGAAGACCTGGTCAACGCGATGGCGGAGTTTCAACAGGAACTGAAGCTCAATCCAGACAATGCGAACGCGTCCTATGAGATCGGAGAAATTCATCGGTTGGCAGGAGAGAACGATGCCGCAAAGACATATTTTGAAGCTGCTTTAAAGATTTACCCCGACTTCCCTGAGGCGAATCTTGGGCTAGGGACGGTGCTCGCTACGATGGGACAACCGGCAAAGGCGCTCCCGTACCTCAAGGTAGCCATCGCCAACGATCCGAATGACGATGCCTCATGGTACCGCCTGTCGCTTGTCGAGCGTTCGCTCGGCCACAGAGCTGAGCAGGAAGCCGCCATGAAAGAGTTCTTCAAGCTTCACAGCAATGAAGGAACAAGCCGGGCAGAATCAACCCGGGATGTCAGCCGACAAGAAGTTAAGCAGACAATCCCTGCTCCATCGAACGGCACTCCGTAG
- a CDS encoding alpha-galactosidase, with amino-acid sequence MQTVAATAETGATIRFDAATHIFRIDAADTSYVLGINENQQVQSLYWGKRLGADDSFPSAKAMPGAAAFDLPITTTPHEFVGWGGGLYVEPDLKITFPDGNRDLALKYVSHRIDGNKLDIVMKDISREVYVTLQYQADPETGILRRSADIENRTDAPFTIEQVAAATWNLPRDTGYRLRYLTGRWAGEWNVQEQAVHPGKTVLESRRGTTGAQNNPWFAIDHVGNNDQDSGEAWFGALGWSGSWQISVEQDLLQQVRVTGGLNAFDFGYRLQKGEHFQTPYFYGGYSSHGIGGASRLMHRFEIDSLLPHAPTPKLRPVLYNSWEATEFRVDEAGQMALAEKAASLGVERFVMDDGWFGQRKDDHAGLGDWYVNPQKFPHGLKPLIDKVHSLNMDFGLWVEPEMVDPDSDLYRKHPDWVLNFTGRPRTEGRNQLVLNLARPDVRAYVYGFLDKLLNENDIAFLKWDYNRNWSEPGWPAVAPEDQKKVYVDFIRNLYSILAELRAKHPNVEIESCSGGGSRVDLGIMNLTDEVWPSDNTDAYDRLLIQNGFTYAYTPGVMMAWVTDSPTWVNQRTLSLEYRFLSSMQGSLGIGANLNKWTPEDFATAKTMVAQYKSIRETVQRGSLYRLITPENNSEQSVTESVSRDGKQAVAFAFLHSSRELYPYPRIYLRGLDANANYRITVLDGKLAKDTPASASGAYWMHRGVDVELRGDFQAAAFTLEQAGSAKAGN; translated from the coding sequence ATGCAAACCGTTGCTGCAACGGCTGAGACCGGAGCCACCATCCGCTTCGACGCTGCAACGCACATCTTCCGTATCGATGCCGCCGATACCAGTTATGTTCTCGGCATCAACGAGAACCAGCAGGTACAGTCACTCTACTGGGGTAAGCGGCTGGGTGCTGACGATAGTTTTCCGTCAGCCAAAGCTATGCCCGGCGCAGCGGCCTTCGATCTCCCCATCACAACGACGCCGCACGAGTTCGTCGGCTGGGGTGGTGGCCTGTACGTCGAACCCGACCTCAAGATCACCTTCCCTGACGGCAATCGCGATCTCGCTCTGAAATACGTCTCGCACCGCATCGATGGCAACAAGCTCGACATCGTGATGAAGGACATCTCGCGCGAAGTCTACGTCACGCTGCAATATCAGGCAGACCCCGAGACCGGCATCCTCCGCCGCTCTGCCGACATCGAAAACCGCACCGATGCTCCCTTCACCATCGAGCAGGTCGCCGCCGCGACATGGAACCTGCCCCGCGACACAGGCTATCGGCTACGCTATCTCACCGGCCGTTGGGCCGGAGAGTGGAATGTGCAAGAGCAGGCAGTTCACCCGGGCAAGACGGTGCTTGAGAGCCGCAGAGGCACCACGGGCGCGCAGAACAATCCATGGTTCGCAATCGACCACGTTGGCAACAACGATCAGGACAGCGGCGAGGCATGGTTCGGCGCACTTGGCTGGAGCGGCTCATGGCAGATCTCCGTCGAACAAGATCTGCTCCAGCAGGTACGCGTCACTGGCGGACTCAACGCCTTCGACTTCGGCTACCGTCTCCAGAAAGGCGAGCACTTCCAGACTCCCTACTTCTATGGCGGATACTCCAGCCACGGCATCGGTGGCGCATCGCGTCTCATGCATCGCTTCGAAATCGACTCTCTGCTGCCTCACGCGCCAACTCCGAAGCTGCGCCCAGTCCTCTACAACTCATGGGAGGCAACAGAGTTTCGCGTCGATGAAGCTGGCCAGATGGCGCTAGCAGAAAAGGCCGCCAGCCTCGGCGTAGAGCGCTTCGTGATGGACGATGGCTGGTTCGGCCAGCGCAAGGACGATCATGCCGGTCTCGGCGACTGGTACGTCAATCCGCAGAAGTTCCCCCACGGCCTCAAGCCGCTCATCGATAAGGTCCACTCTCTCAACATGGATTTCGGCCTGTGGGTAGAGCCGGAGATGGTCGATCCCGACAGCGATCTCTACCGCAAGCATCCCGACTGGGTGTTGAACTTCACGGGCCGCCCGCGCACCGAAGGCCGCAATCAGCTAGTGCTCAATCTCGCCCGTCCCGACGTCCGCGCCTATGTCTACGGCTTCCTCGACAAGCTCCTCAACGAAAACGACATCGCGTTTCTCAAGTGGGACTACAACCGCAACTGGTCTGAACCGGGCTGGCCTGCTGTCGCTCCCGAAGATCAGAAGAAGGTCTACGTCGACTTCATCCGCAACCTTTATTCCATCCTCGCGGAGCTGCGCGCGAAGCATCCCAACGTCGAGATTGAAAGCTGCTCCGGCGGCGGCAGCCGTGTGGATCTGGGCATCATGAACCTTACCGACGAGGTCTGGCCATCCGACAACACTGACGCTTACGATCGGCTGCTTATCCAGAATGGCTTCACCTACGCGTACACTCCAGGAGTCATGATGGCGTGGGTCACCGACTCGCCAACCTGGGTCAATCAGCGCACGCTCTCCCTCGAATACCGTTTCCTCTCCTCCATGCAGGGGTCTCTCGGCATCGGAGCAAATCTGAATAAATGGACGCCGGAAGACTTCGCCACAGCGAAAACAATGGTTGCCCAATACAAGTCGATTCGCGAGACCGTCCAGCGCGGCTCGCTGTACCGACTCATCACGCCCGAAAATAACAGTGAGCAATCTGTCACCGAGTCCGTCTCACGCGATGGCAAGCAGGCAGTAGCCTTCGCCTTCCTGCATTCCAGCCGCGAGCTATATCCCTACCCTCGGATCTACCTTCGCGGACTCGATGCCAACGCCAACTATCGCATCACTGTCCTCGATGGAAAACTTGCGAAGGACACTCCAGCCTCCGCCAGCGGAGCCTACTGGATGCACCGTGGAGTGGATGTGGAGTTGCGAGGCGATTTCCAGGCCGCAGCCTTCACTCTGGAGCAAGCCGGCTCCGCAAAAGCAGGGAACTAA
- a CDS encoding beta-L-arabinofuranosidase domain-containing protein, with the protein MTKPTRRAFLKSGALAAGSAVLRNAPAFVTPMGASAAATPLTQFQYHDVQLLDGPMLEQFRQNHELFLNLNDDSLLKPFRQLSGLPAPGEDMGGWYSPSPLFDPPKNMTGYVPGHSFGQYLSGLARAYAVTGDKPTQAKVQRLVAGFAPTISQKFYSDYCIPAYTFDKTNCGLIDAHQFARDPQALAVLNHATDAVLPFLPPKALDRAEMMARPHKNISFTWDETYTLPENFYLAYQRGAGSRYRQLAQRFLQDDTYFGPLSENKNVLPGQHAYSHVNALNSAMQAYLTDGSQKHLTAARNGFAFVQQQSFATGGWGPNETFQEPNGDGLADSLTKTHSSFETPCGAYGHFKITRYLMGVTGDSRYGDSMETILYNTILGARPIRSDGVSFYYSDYNRDAKKVDYEQEWPCCSGTFPQLTADYGISSYFRSAKGINVNLYVPSRINWQQGSAHVSLTQQTQYPANGDTSMHLALSHPERFVVALRIPTWAGKSTKVTVNGKPVDTALTPGTWASIDRIWKNDDRIELSLDMPLRLAPIDDRHPQFVALLYGPVALFAIEPSAEIITQKQLLAAQRIGDSSAWQVATDSGNVRMVPFPEIKNETYRLYQQT; encoded by the coding sequence ATGACCAAGCCAACCCGCCGAGCCTTTCTCAAGAGTGGCGCGCTTGCTGCCGGAAGTGCAGTCCTCCGCAATGCGCCGGCATTCGTTACACCGATGGGCGCCTCTGCGGCTGCGACACCGCTCACCCAATTTCAATACCACGATGTCCAGCTTCTCGACGGCCCCATGTTGGAGCAGTTCCGCCAAAACCATGAACTCTTTCTCAATCTCAATGACGACAGCCTCCTCAAGCCCTTCCGCCAACTCTCCGGCCTGCCTGCTCCTGGCGAAGACATGGGTGGCTGGTACTCTCCGTCGCCCCTCTTCGATCCTCCAAAAAATATGACCGGATATGTTCCCGGACACAGCTTCGGCCAGTATCTTTCAGGACTCGCGCGTGCCTACGCCGTCACCGGTGACAAGCCCACTCAAGCCAAGGTCCAGCGTCTTGTCGCCGGTTTTGCTCCAACGATCAGCCAGAAGTTTTACAGCGACTACTGCATTCCCGCCTACACCTTCGACAAGACGAACTGTGGCCTCATCGATGCGCATCAGTTTGCTCGCGATCCTCAGGCTCTGGCCGTACTCAACCACGCCACCGATGCGGTGCTGCCATTCCTTCCGCCAAAAGCTCTCGATCGCGCTGAAATGATGGCGCGCCCTCACAAAAACATCTCCTTTACCTGGGACGAAACTTACACCCTTCCCGAAAATTTCTATCTTGCCTATCAGCGAGGTGCTGGCTCTCGTTATCGACAGCTTGCCCAGCGCTTTCTTCAGGACGACACCTACTTTGGCCCGCTCTCCGAAAATAAAAATGTTCTTCCTGGCCAGCATGCCTATAGTCACGTCAATGCGCTCAACTCGGCCATGCAGGCCTACCTTACTGACGGCAGCCAAAAGCATCTAACCGCTGCCCGTAATGGCTTCGCCTTTGTTCAGCAGCAAAGCTTTGCCACAGGAGGCTGGGGACCAAACGAAACCTTTCAGGAGCCTAACGGCGATGGACTTGCCGATAGCCTTACTAAGACCCACAGCAGCTTTGAGACTCCATGCGGTGCCTATGGACACTTCAAAATTACTCGGTACCTCATGGGCGTCACCGGCGACAGCCGTTATGGCGACAGCATGGAGACCATCCTCTACAACACCATTCTCGGTGCTCGCCCCATTCGTTCCGACGGAGTGAGCTTCTACTACTCGGACTACAATCGCGATGCGAAAAAAGTAGACTACGAGCAGGAGTGGCCGTGTTGCTCCGGCACTTTTCCGCAGCTCACTGCCGACTACGGTATCAGTTCTTATTTTCGCAGCGCCAAAGGGATCAACGTTAACCTCTACGTCCCCTCACGTATCAACTGGCAGCAGGGAAGCGCACATGTCTCGCTTACGCAGCAGACCCAGTATCCCGCCAACGGCGACACCAGTATGCACCTGGCCCTCTCGCATCCGGAACGCTTCGTCGTTGCTCTGCGCATTCCGACTTGGGCCGGAAAAAGCACAAAGGTGACAGTCAACGGTAAGCCAGTTGACACTGCTCTAACTCCAGGAACATGGGCGAGCATCGATCGCATATGGAAGAACGACGATCGGATTGAGCTCTCGCTCGATATGCCGCTCCGGCTGGCTCCGATCGATGACCGTCATCCTCAATTCGTCGCACTGCTTTATGGCCCCGTTGCCCTCTTTGCCATCGAGCCCTCCGCGGAGATAATCACACAGAAACAGCTACTCGCCGCCCAACGCATCGGCGATTCCTCTGCCTGGCAAGTCGCGACGGATTCCGGCAATGTCCGCATGGTTCCTTTTCCCGAAATCAAGAACGAGACCTACCGCCTCTATCAGCAGACCTAA
- a CDS encoding glycosyl hydrolase, giving the protein MKPKVFPRRVGMFAAAALFVCGPIIFAQQASTDLQQGFQSPPEGARPRVWWHWMNGNITKDGINLDLEWMKRIGIGGFQNFDAALGTPQVVPNRLVYMTPEWKDAFLFTTHKADTLGLEMAIAGSPGWSESGGPWVKPYQAMKKVVWSETDVEGGQSFHGVLPPPPKETGPFGDLAQADLMGAMGGVKTPPPPVDFGADSEVIAFRAPADDISMVQLNPKVTTNAGAVTDAPLLWDGDLNHSIEFLAAAPGQKSWVQFEFVKAQSIQAVTFAMGGPGNPLAQFEGETGKGPVLEKSDDGVIFEEVVRIPTAGAVQHTMSFPSVTARFFRLSFLEAEPAKGQLGDIDPAELGIKPETGPQMHHIAELALHTGARVNRFEEKAAFAALLDNYSAATPKPSEGSAIPVADVVDLTAKMQKDGTLDWTPPAGHWTILRMGYSLTGITNHPASPEATGPEVDKLNAGYVKDYFDNYLDQYKSATGGMMGKRGLQYVINDSWEAGTENWTNDMIPEFVKRRGYDPRPWMPVLTGRVVGSAADSDRFLWDFRRTLAELLAENHYGTLSAELHARGMGQYGESHEEGRATIGDGMEMKRYDDVPMAAMWVQRPGVNADQLGYDADIRESASVAHIWGQNLVAAESMTAASTPWGWSPNTLKPTADKELAEGLNRFVIHTSVHQPLIGKAPGLALGPFGQWFTRNETWAEQAQPWITYLARGSYLLQQGKFVADIAYFYGEDSNLTAIFGNRAPDVPSGYNFDYVNADALEHKLSVRDGALVTESGMSYRVLVLDQYSKHMSLPVLRRLQTLVNEGATIVGKRPVDDPSLSDDQAAFHSIVQDLWGSTDEDRSVGKGRILQQGSVTDALLQLKVEPDFTFKKSRSDSEILFVHRRTPSSDLYYIDNQTDQPESIDASFAITGKAAELWHSDTGKIEPASYVIADGRTSVPLNLDPYGTVFVVFRHATQISTRHLPAVQETAITSIDGAWDLSFEKDKGAPESIKLPQLASWSDNTDPGIRYFSGHGTYTKHINVPASSFKSGDKLWIDLGTVDNLAEVTVNGKSLGIAWKAPYRVDATGALHPGDNLLQVRVVNLWVNRLIGDQQPSAKQYTFTVRNPYKATSPLLPSGLLGPVRILREEHVQEATAAE; this is encoded by the coding sequence ATGAAGCCAAAGGTTTTTCCCCGCAGAGTTGGCATGTTCGCCGCAGCCGCATTATTTGTGTGCGGGCCGATCATCTTCGCACAGCAGGCATCGACCGATCTTCAGCAGGGTTTTCAGAGTCCTCCCGAGGGCGCGCGTCCACGTGTCTGGTGGCACTGGATGAACGGCAACATCACCAAGGATGGAATCAATCTTGATCTTGAGTGGATGAAGCGGATCGGGATCGGAGGCTTTCAAAACTTCGATGCCGCACTCGGAACTCCACAGGTTGTGCCAAATCGCCTCGTCTATATGACGCCCGAATGGAAAGATGCATTTCTCTTTACAACGCACAAGGCTGACACGCTCGGCCTTGAGATGGCCATCGCCGGATCGCCCGGCTGGAGCGAGAGTGGCGGCCCCTGGGTAAAGCCCTATCAGGCAATGAAGAAGGTCGTATGGAGCGAGACCGACGTGGAAGGAGGCCAGTCCTTTCATGGCGTTTTGCCTCCGCCGCCAAAAGAGACGGGGCCGTTCGGTGATCTGGCTCAGGCCGATCTGATGGGAGCTATGGGAGGCGTGAAGACACCGCCGCCACCTGTGGACTTTGGAGCTGACAGTGAGGTGATTGCCTTCCGTGCCCCTGCGGATGACATCTCCATGGTTCAGCTCAATCCGAAGGTCACCACCAACGCTGGAGCAGTAACAGACGCGCCCTTGCTGTGGGACGGCGACCTTAATCACTCGATTGAATTTCTCGCGGCGGCTCCAGGACAGAAGAGCTGGGTCCAGTTTGAGTTCGTAAAGGCGCAGTCGATTCAGGCCGTCACCTTTGCAATGGGCGGCCCAGGCAATCCGCTGGCTCAATTCGAGGGAGAGACTGGTAAAGGCCCGGTGCTTGAAAAGAGCGACGATGGCGTCATCTTTGAAGAGGTGGTTCGCATACCAACCGCAGGAGCTGTGCAACACACGATGTCGTTTCCGTCGGTAACTGCACGCTTCTTTCGGCTAAGTTTTCTTGAGGCTGAACCTGCAAAAGGTCAACTTGGCGATATCGACCCCGCCGAGTTGGGTATCAAACCCGAGACCGGTCCGCAGATGCACCACATTGCAGAGCTTGCACTGCATACGGGTGCGCGTGTGAATCGCTTCGAGGAGAAGGCAGCCTTCGCCGCGCTGCTCGACAACTATAGTGCGGCAACGCCGAAGCCGTCCGAAGGATCGGCGATCCCTGTAGCTGATGTCGTTGATCTTACCGCGAAGATGCAGAAGGACGGAACCCTCGATTGGACTCCCCCTGCTGGACACTGGACCATTCTGCGCATGGGCTATTCACTGACCGGCATCACCAATCATCCAGCCTCGCCCGAAGCCACAGGACCTGAAGTAGACAAGCTGAACGCAGGTTATGTGAAGGACTACTTCGATAACTATCTTGACCAATACAAGTCGGCCACCGGCGGCATGATGGGCAAGCGTGGCCTGCAATACGTCATCAACGATAGCTGGGAGGCGGGAACCGAGAACTGGACCAACGATATGATTCCCGAGTTCGTCAAACGCCGCGGTTACGATCCTCGCCCCTGGATGCCTGTACTCACAGGGCGTGTTGTAGGCAGCGCCGCGGACAGTGACCGTTTCCTCTGGGATTTTCGCAGGACACTCGCGGAGCTTCTTGCGGAGAACCATTACGGTACTCTCTCTGCGGAGCTGCACGCTCGCGGCATGGGGCAGTACGGCGAATCGCACGAAGAAGGCCGCGCCACCATCGGTGACGGCATGGAGATGAAGCGCTACGACGATGTCCCCATGGCTGCGATGTGGGTGCAGCGGCCCGGTGTCAATGCCGATCAGCTTGGCTACGATGCTGATATCCGCGAATCGGCTTCGGTCGCTCACATCTGGGGACAAAATCTCGTTGCGGCTGAGTCGATGACTGCTGCCAGCACTCCGTGGGGTTGGTCTCCGAACACGCTCAAGCCTACGGCCGACAAGGAGCTCGCCGAAGGGCTTAATCGGTTTGTGATTCATACGTCGGTGCACCAACCGCTGATTGGAAAAGCTCCGGGGCTCGCCCTGGGGCCGTTCGGTCAGTGGTTCACTCGCAACGAGACCTGGGCCGAACAGGCGCAGCCGTGGATCACCTATCTCGCTCGCGGCTCTTACCTGCTGCAGCAAGGAAAATTTGTAGCTGACATCGCATACTTTTACGGAGAAGACAGCAACCTGACTGCGATCTTCGGTAACCGTGCTCCGGATGTTCCTTCCGGTTATAACTTCGACTACGTCAACGCGGACGCTCTTGAACATAAACTCAGCGTACGTGATGGCGCGCTGGTCACGGAGAGCGGAATGAGCTACCGCGTGTTGGTGCTCGATCAGTACAGTAAGCACATGTCTTTGCCTGTTCTCCGCAGGCTGCAAACACTGGTAAACGAAGGCGCCACCATTGTTGGAAAGCGCCCCGTCGACGATCCCAGCCTGTCAGACGATCAGGCCGCATTTCATTCCATTGTGCAGGACCTATGGGGCAGCACAGACGAAGATCGCAGCGTGGGCAAAGGACGTATTCTGCAGCAGGGAAGTGTAACTGATGCTCTGCTGCAATTGAAGGTGGAACCCGATTTCACTTTCAAGAAGTCGCGATCGGATAGTGAAATTCTCTTTGTTCATCGCAGAACCCCATCGTCAGATCTCTACTACATCGACAATCAGACGGATCAACCGGAGTCCATTGATGCCAGCTTTGCAATCACAGGCAAGGCAGCGGAGCTCTGGCACAGCGATACTGGCAAGATCGAGCCGGCATCCTATGTCATTGCAGATGGCCGCACCTCCGTTCCTCTAAATCTTGACCCCTACGGCACTGTCTTCGTAGTCTTCCGTCATGCAACGCAGATATCCACTCGCCATCTTCCCGCAGTTCAGGAGACGGCAATTACGTCGATCGACGGAGCATGGGACCTCAGCTTTGAAAAGGACAAAGGGGCTCCAGAATCCATCAAGCTGCCGCAGCTCGCATCATGGTCCGACAACACCGACCCTGGCATTCGTTATTTCTCTGGACACGGCACCTATACCAAACACATCAATGTTCCTGCATCGTCATTCAAATCGGGCGACAAGCTATGGATTGACTTGGGAACTGTAGATAATCTCGCTGAAGTAACGGTGAACGGAAAATCCCTTGGCATCGCATGGAAGGCTCCCTACCGTGTCGATGCGACTGGTGCTCTTCATCCCGGAGACAATCTGTTGCAGGTTCGAGTTGTCAATCTATGGGTCAATCGGCTCATTGGAGACCAACAACCCAGCGCGAAGCAGTACACTTTCACCGTGCGCAATCCGTATAAAGCAACGTCGCCTCTCTTGCCTTCCGGCTTGCTCGGACCAGTACGGATCCTGCGCGAAGAACATGTACAGGAGGCCACAGCCGCCGAATGA